In a single window of the Nicotiana tomentosiformis chromosome 8, ASM39032v3, whole genome shotgun sequence genome:
- the LOC138897802 gene encoding uncharacterized protein — MRERTTRSQKKQSEANMKKALAESAKRVVAKKKKKVGETSKAIQINEMDLDLQDEDEIEEKKSQEKASAVEDFVLSKRTRSATKAKKIQVLEQESEEETGNEQDKLVKFQKRTIMKVRLLLDVEEEGMVLLLEKLELQGWKDMVLQLEKRLAKAEIVEFCANCEESGAKDVEIERLKKQLVEVEGERDSLKSELAKEKEKNDGILQDMLKLFQAKS, encoded by the exons ATGAGAGAAAGAACTACAAGGAGCCAGAAAAAGCAGAGTGAGGCCAACATGAAAAAAGCCTTAGCTGAAAGTGCCAAGAGGGTTGTtgccaagaagaagaagaaagttggAGAAACGAGTAAGGCAATTCAAATAAACGAGATGGACCTGGACCTTCAGGATGAGGATGAGATAGAGGAG AAGAAGTCTCAAGAAAAGGCTTCTGCGGTAGAAGACTTTGTTTTGTCAAAAAGAACCAGGTCTGCTACAAAAGCAAAAAAAATTCAAGTGTTGGAGCAAGAAAGTGAAGAAGAGACTGGTAATGAGCAAGATAAGCTGGTGAAGTTCCAGAAAAGAACTATTATGAAGGTTAGGCTTCTTCTAGATGTAGAGGAAGAAGGAATGGTCTTGCTGCTAGAAAAATTGGAGTTACAAGGATGGAAAGACATGGTCCTTCAGTTGGAAAAAAGGTTGGCCAAAGCTGaaattgtggaattttgtgcCAACTGTGAG GAGAGCGGGGCTAAGGATGTTGAGATTGAAAGGCTAAAGAAACAATTGGTTGAAGTAGAAGGTGAGAGGGACtctctcaagtctgagcttgCAAAGGAGAAAGAAAAGAATGATGGTATTCTTCAAGATATGTTAAAACTGTTTCAAGCCAAGAGCTAA
- the LOC138897803 gene encoding uncharacterized protein, with product MDSGCSKHMTWNKNQFLSLAAFQRGNISFGNGKKYEIIEVGKVGKSDSHSIKNVYLIDGLKYILISISQLYDREILVASTSIKYFVINLTIDNIALQGKRMNNIYVVDLSTLSDNELIFLSVKDSDP from the coding sequence atggatagtggttgctcaaagcacatgacatggaataagaaccagttcctttcacttgcaGCCTTTCAAAGAGGTAATATCTCCTTTGGAAACGGAAAGAAATATGAGATCATTGAAGTTGGTAAGGTAGGAAAATCTGATTCTCACTCAATTAAAAATGTCTACCTGATAGATGGACTAAAATACATCTTGATAAGTATCTCACAACTGTATGATAGAGAAATCTTGGTAGCTTCCACCTCTATAAAAtattttgtgattaatcttaccattGACAATATAGCTTTGCAGGGAAAAAGAATGAACAATATATATGTAgtggatctgtccacactttcagataatgaactcatTTTCTTGAGTGTCAAGGACAGTGATCCCTAG
- the LOC138897804 gene encoding uncharacterized protein produces the protein MYTRLTTLTNELRSFGRIISEKERVEKILTRVLTVTWESKITAIQESKNIATLSLDELIGNLKAYELRRQTMKMDVPKKEKSLALRITEGSDLEEDEMAVITKDFKKYLRREKGSSRSRSYNKATALEKQVTDGCYKCGKSDHIIKNCPMWEIE, from the coding sequence atgtacacaaggttAACTACCTTGACAAATGAATTGAGGTCTTTTGGAAGGATTATATCTGAAAAAGAAAGGGTTGAAAAGATCCTAACTAGGGTTTTAACAGTCACTTGGGAaagcaaaatcactgccattcaggaatcaaagaacattgctacACTTTCCTTGGATGAGTTGATTGGAAATCTCAAAGCTTATGAGcttagaaggcaaaccatgaagatggatgtacctaagaaggaaaaGAGTCTAGCACTCAGAATAACTGAAGGTTCTGATTTAGAAGAAGATGAAATGGCAGTGATTACCAAAGATTTTAAGAAGTACCTAAGGAGAGAAAAAGGTTCTTCAAGAAGTAGAAGCTACAACAAAGCCACAGCTTTAGAAAAGCAAGTGACGGATGGATGCTACAAATGTGGAAAGTCTGATCACATAATCAAGAATTGTCCTATGTGGGAGATCGAATAG